The stretch of DNA TCTCGACGACGCTGCCGACCGTTTCTTCCTCGTTGAGGGCAGGCAGCACCACAGAGATGGTGCGTCCGGCCTTGGCGGCGATCAGTTCGGCGATCGTCCACGACGGCCGGTTCCAACTGTGGTCGGTCAGCCATCTGCCGGTGACAACGTCCGTTCCCGGTAGTTCAGGCGACAGCGTCATCGTTCGACTCCCCGTCGCTCGTCGCTGGCTCGAGTCCGTCTCAGTGTCATGCCAGTCCCCTCACCGTGCGCGCGGGTGGGCGCGCGCCCTGGATCGACGCGACCATTTCCAGTACGCGTCGTGTGGGCCCGACTTCATGCACGCGGAACATGGCAGCCCCTTCCGCCGCAGCCAGGGCGGTCGCGGCCAGGGTGCCCTCCAGGCGTTCGGTCAGACCCACACCCAAAGTTTCCCCGACGAAATCCTTGTTGCTCAGCGCCATCAGGACCGGCCATCCAGTTTTTACAAGGTCTTTTACGTGGCGCAACAAACTAAGACCGTGATAAGTGTTCTTGCCGAAATCGTGGGTCGGGTCGATGAGCACGGCGTCCTTGGCCACTCCGGCGGCCACTGCCCGTTCGGCGGCGGCGCTCACCTCGGCGATCACGTCATCGACGACACCGCGTTCGGAGATGCCGTAGTTGACTCGGAACGGCCGCGTCCGCGGCGTCGCACCGCCGGTGTGCGAGCACACCAGGCCGGCCCCGAACTCGGCGGCGACTTCCGGCAGCACGGCGTCGTGGCCGCCCCAGGTGTCGTTGATCAGGTCGGCGCCGGCCGCGCAGGCCTGCTTGGCCACCTCGGAGCGCCAGGTGTCGACGCTGATCAGCTGGTCGGGAAAGGTGTCGCGCAGCCACTCGATGAACGGCACGACGCGGGCGATCTCCTCGTCGACAGCGACCGTCTCGCCCGGCCCCGCTTTCACGCCACCGACGTCGACGACATCGGCGCCTTCTTCGATCACGCGATACGCGGCGGCCTTGGCGGCCTCATCGGTGAAAGTAGCGCCGCGGTCGTAGAACGAGTCCGGTGTACGGTTGACGATGGCCATGATCGTGGCGCGATCGCCGGCCACCGGACGGCCGAGGAACGTGGACTGCACCTAACCAGGTTACGGGCGTTAGTTCTTGGGCTTCTTTCCGTCGGCGACCTCTTTTGGATAGTCGTCGTAGAACTCGACGTAGCCCTCGTCGCGGCCGGCCAGCACGTAGATCGGGTCTTCGATCTTGTCGGCTTCTTCGTCGCCCTCGCCGGTGTTGCCGCCGTAGCCCTCCTTGCGGAGGTCGCCCTTCTGGCTCTTGAACGTCGAGGTGTGCGCCAGCTCCTTGACGACGCGGACGAACAGCGGCACCGCGTAGCCGGGCAGGCGCTCATAGGCCGCTTTGGCCAGCGCCTTGCCATGGAACTCCTCGCCCTCCCTGAGCTGAATCGCCGCCATGCCCGCCTTGCCGCCGGCGCCCTCGACCTCGACGCCGAACACCGTCGCCTCCTCGACCTGCGGGTCGGTGGAGATCGCCGCCTCGACCTCGGTGGTGGCGACGTTCTCGCCCTTCCACCGAAACGTGTCGCCAAGGCGGTCGGTGAACGCCGCGTGCCCGAAGCCCTGCGACCGCATCAGGTCACCGGTGTTGAACCACACGTCGCCTTTTTTGAAGGCGTCGCGCACCAACTTCTTCTCGGATTCCTTCTTGTCGGTGTAGCCATCGAACGGCTGGAAGTTACTGACCTTTGAGAGCAGCAACCCTGGCTCGCCGTTGCGCACCTTCTTGACGCGGCCGTTGTCGTCGCGCACCGGATCGCCTGTCTCCGAGTCGTATTCGACGAACGCCACCGGCGTCGGGCAGATCCCGGTGGACTTGGGCACGTTGAGAACGTTGACGAATGCGGTGTTGCCCTCGCTCGCGCCGTAGAACTCGCACACCCGCTCGATGCCGAACCGTTCGGTGAACTCGTCCCAAATCGCCGGACGCAACCCGTTGCCGCAGATCACCCGAACCTTGTGTTTGCGGTCGGTGTCCTTCTCCGGCTGGTTGAGCAGATAGGCGCAGATCTCGCCGATGTAGACGAATGCGGTGGCTTCGTAGCGGATGACCTCATCCCAGAACTTCGACGCCGAAAACGACTTGCCAAGCGCCAGTGTCGAACCGCCGTTGAGTACCGCCGACAGCGCCACCGTCAACGCGTTGTTGTGGTAGAGCGGCAGGCAGCAGTACAGGGTGTCGTTACTGTTCAACCGCATTCCGAGACCACCGAATCCGGCAAGCGCCCGCAGCCACCGGTAGTGCGTCATCACGCTGGCCTTCGGCATGCCGGTGGTGCCCGAGGTGAAGATGTAGAACGCCTTGTCCTTGGCGAGGACGGCCGCGGCGGAGGCCGGGTTGCTCGTCGGCGCCGTCTCGGCGAGACGGTCGAATTCGTCGAGTGTCACCAGACCCTCTGTGTCGGCGCCGCATTCGTTGATCGGGTCGACGAATTCAGGGTCGGCGATGACAACCTTGGCGGACAACAGGCCCAGACTGTGCTTGAGAACGTCGCCACGCTGGTGGTAGTTCAGCATGCCCGAGATGGCGCCGCACTTGACCGCGGCGAGCATCAGAAGCACGGGTTCCGGCGAGTTGCGCAGCATGATGCCGACGACATCGCCATGGCCGACGCCACGGGCCGCGAGCACCGCGGCGTACCGGTTGGCGGTCTCGTTGGCCTCGCGGTAGGTGATGTCGCGGTCCTCGAACCGAAGGAACACCTTGTCTGCGTGGCGGGCGGCGCGCTCCTGAAACACCCTGCCGATGGAGGTCTTGGCTGTCGGACGCGCCCCGAAGCCGGTGATCACACCACTCAAGATCGTCGGTAGGTCCATCAGCAGACCTGGCACATGGCTGGCGATGTCGAGCAGCCCCACGCTGCTGCGAGTCCCCGACTTCTCGTCGCTCATATTCGGTGCGTCCCCTCCACTGTTCTGTTGTCGCTCACCTTAGTGATCGCTGTCACTGCGGTGTCATGCCGCCGCCGTTGCGGCTCCCGCGGGGCGCGCACATCGCCATCGCATCGTCCACGTCGTTCACCACAACCAACCGATCCAGCGCACCTTCGGCGACGTAACCGCTGTCGACCAGCCCGTGCAGCCAGGCCAGCAGGCCGTCGTAATGCCCGATCGGGTCGAGCATGACCACCGGCTTGTCATGCATACCCAAATACCCCGCTGTCCAGGCTTCAAAGAATTCCTCGAGCGTGCCGATGCCGCCGGGCAGCGCAACGAACGCGTCGGCGCGGTCCTCCATGATCTGCTTGCGCTCGCGCATGGTGTCGGTGACGACCAGCTCGTCGGCCTCGGTGTCGGCCACCTCACGATGCACTAGCGCCTTGGGGATGACCCCGACGGTGCGCCCGCCGCGGGCGCGGGCCGCGCCGGCAAGCGCACCCATGGCCGAGACGTTGCCGCCACCGGAGACCAGCGTCCAGCCGCGCTCGGCGATCGCCTCGCCAACTTCAACAGCCAAAGCCAGTAGGTCCGAATGCGTTGGCCCGGACGCGCAGTACACGCAGACCGCCCATTCGCGGCCAGGTTCTGGGGACACACGGACAACCTAGCGATAGTCTCCGGCGGTGCCAGTTGAGTGGGTGACCACACCGCACGAGCCCGCATTGGAACAGCTCGAAACGGGCCTCCGCGAACAAGCCGGGACGGTGCTCATCGGCTCGGCGGGGGTCGGCAAGACATGGTTAGCCCGCGCGGCGGCAGACCGGCTGGCGGCGCAGTTCGATCGCGTCGACTGGGTCATTGGGACGACGCCAGCGGTGCCGTTCGCCGCGTTCAATCACCTGATCGACGTCCCCGACACGGGTAAGACGGCGGCCGTGCTGCGTGCCGCGCGGGAGTCACTGAGCGACGGCAGGTTGTTGATCGTCGACGACGCGCACCTGCTGGACAAACTGTCGGCCGCGCTGGTTTACCAGTTGGCGGTCAGCGGCGCAGTGAAGCTGATCGTCACGGTTGACCCGAATTTTGTTGTCGTCGAAGAGGTTTCGGCCCTATGGCGCGACGACCTGCTGGCCCGGGTCGGCGTCGAGCCGCCAGGCCACGACGACAGTAGGCAGGCCGCCGCGGTCGAGGAGTTCGTCACCGCACTGCCGAAGCCGGCCCACCGGGTGCTGGAATATCTGGCCGTCGCCAATCCCGTTCCGGTCGCCGACGTTGCCGCGCTTGCGGGCGACCTCGGCGCCGCGGAAGCGGCAGGCGCCGTCGTCATCGACGGCGACGTCGTGCGGCCGGCGCACCCCCTGTTCGTCGACGCGGTCCGCAACGCGATGGGCGGCCCGGACCTGCGCCGGTTGCGCACCGAGGTGGTGAACGCGTCGGCACCCCCGAGCGGCGTCGTGCACCGGCTGCGGTTCGCAGTGCTCGCGGTGGACAGCGACAGTCCGCCACCGGTGGCCGACCTGGCCGCTGCGGCCGAGGACGCGTTGCGGCTGGGCGATCTGGAACTCAGCGAGCACCTGGGCCGCGCGGCGGTCGCACGGTCATCAGAGCTCTCGATTCGGCTAACGCTGGCCTATGCGCTGGCATGGCAGGGGTCGGGCAGGGACGCCGATGCCGTGCTGGCCGACGTGGATCCGTCGACGCTCTCGGAGACCGAGCTGATGGCGTGGGCGCTGCCGCGCGCGGCCAACCAGTTCTGGATGTTGTGCGAGCCAGAGCGGGCGACGGCGTTCCTGCAGGCCACCCGCGGCCGGGTGTCGACACCGGCCGCGCAGACCACGCTCGACGCGCTGTCGGCCACCTTCGCGATGAACGCGGGCAGTCCGAGCCGTGCCAAACAGATCGCCGATGACGTGCTGGCATCGCCCGCGGCCGACGACACCGCGGTCGGCTGGGCAGCGGCCGCAGCCGCATTGAGCGCGGCGCGGATGGGCCGCTTCAGTGAGGTCGACGCGCTGGCCGAGCGCGCGATCACCGCCGGGCATCCCGGCCTGCTGAGGTTCACCAGCGGCTTCGGGCAGACGACGGCATTGGTGATGGCCGGCGAACTGGACCGGGCGCAGGCATTGGGACAACAGCTCACCGACTTCGCACAGCTTCAGCAGCCCGGCCGCGCAATCGGTGAGGTGTTGGTGGCCGACGTGCTGATCGCCAAGGGTGAGCTCGAGTCGGCGGTGTCGCTGCTGCGCGAGGCGGCGGCAGCCCTTGCGCCGACGGGGTATTCGTGGGGTCCGCTGGCGTTGATGTTGTTGGCGCAGGCGCTGGGTCAGCTGGGCGAAACGGTCGAAGCGGGAAAGATGTTGTCGCGGGCCGAATCTCGGCACGGGTTGAAGTCGATGCTGTTCGCGCCGGAACTGTCGTTGGCGCGGGCGTGGACGTTGTCCGCGCGACGCGACGAACACGGCGCGGTCGCGGCCGCGCGCGACGCTGCGAAGGCGGCCGAGCGCGGCGGCCAATCGGCGATCGCACTGCGAGCTCACTTCGACGCCGCGCGGCTGGGCGACCTCCGCGCGGCCGACGCCATCGCGCGGCTCAGCGGCGAAGTCGACTGTGTGCTAGCCGGATTGGCGCTCGACTACGCGCGTGCCGTCACTGCTCGTGACGCCGCAGCGCTCAACGACGTGTCCGCGCGACTGGATTCGATCGGGATGAAGCGCGCGGCCGCCGGGGCGGCGGCACAGGCCGACACCGCCTAGAGGTTGCGACCGAGATCCTCGTGGCTCCTGTGCTCCGGCGACTTCACCGGCGCCTGGCCATGCTCTGACCGCCCCGCAGTGGCGCGGTCATTCGGTTCAGCGCGGTGCAACAGTTCACGTTCGTCACGCTGGGGTTCCTGCGCGGTGGCTCCGTCGTTGCCGTCGACTGCGTCGTCGCGCAGCGCGGGTTGCCCGGCCGCGCCGGGCGCAGTCGGGGGCGCACCGCCGGCCACTCCCCCAGCGCCACCGGTCTGCTGGGCGCCGAGCGACTGCCCGCCGCCACCGCCTTTTGCTCCCTGCATGGCCTGCTGCATCAGCTGACCGAACATGCCGGTCTGGCCGCCCAGCATCTGTCCGGGCGCACCCGCCATCTGCCCCATCTGGCCGGCTTGCTGTCCCAGTTGTCCGAGCATGCCGACGACCTGGCCGACGGACTGCGAGCCCGCATCGTCGGAGGTCTGGTAGGCCGCTTGGGCAACGCCCACCTTGCCCGAGAACACCGTCTCTTTCGCCTGCAGCGTCGCGACGTTGGCAGCCAACGGCGCCGCCAGTGTCGGGAGCACCGCCGCGATCGTCGCGCTCAACGCGTCCTGCCCGGCGGGAATCATCGGGATATCCGGCAGTTCCACCGCGGCCGGATCCCAGCTCAGGCCTTCGGGCGTCTTCAATGGATCACCCACAGCGTCACCAATCCTCGTCGACGTCGTCTTCGGCCAGGTCGTAGTCGAGCGGCGGGGGCAGCGCGAGCCCCGGGCTGGTGCCACCGCTCTCGCCTCGGTGGCCCATCATGCCCATGCCGCCCATGCCCATGCCGGCGGCCGCGGGGGCGACTCCGCCAATTGCAGTGGCTCCGGCGGCCGCGCCCTCCTGCGGCGCTGTGCTCACCGATTTGGTGCCAACCAACTTCGACATCTGGGAGGTCTGCAGCGGAACCCCACCGGAGCCGGGCAGAGCCGCCGCCTTCACCATGCCCGAGCCGCCACCCGCACCGGAGCCGCCCGCGAGCGGATGATTGGAGAACGAGGAAAACGGCAGACCCGCGGCACCCAGGGAATCCGCCTTGCCGCCGGAACCGAACATCGAGGTCAGCTGTTGCAGAGGCTGAGACAACTGCTGCAGTTGCTGACCCATCTGCTGAGGCACAGCCATCACCGCCTGGCCGAGCTGCATCGGGAGCTGTGTGGCCATCGACCCCATCTGGCTTATCATCTGCATCGCCTGCTGGGAGCCCTGCCCGGCCTGTTTCGAGGCCTCCTCGGTGGTGTCCTTGGCTTCCTTCCCGCCCGACACAGGCGGAGCCCCGGCGAACGGAATGCTCGGGGGCACGCCGAGGGTGTTGGCGAGTTCGGTCGTGTGGGCCGTCATGTTGGCGATGTTCTGCGACAGCCCCATCTTGATGCGGCTCTGCACCAGCTCCTGGGTGTTACTGAAGGGCATCGCCGAGAGCGCTTCGCACTCGTGCTGGACCTCTTGGGCGATCGTGTTGGCCAGCATCTTCGCCTTGACGACGGTGGCTTCCATGGCGCGCAGCTTCCCCGCGACGGCGGCGGCGTGTGCGGCGTTGGCCTCGTGACCGCCGATGATCGACGTGGCCTCACCCGTCGCCGCCAGCGACCCGGCGCCCTCCCAGACGTCGGACAGCTTCATCAGCTGGCCCTGCTGCTGGGGCACGATCGAGCCGGTGATTTTGGCGGCCAACGCCTCGAACTTTGCGGCCGCGGCGGCCAGCATCTCCTCGTCGACATTCGGCCAGCCAGGGCCCATCACCGTCTGCGACCCATATGGGCTCTTGTCGG from Mycobacterium sp. JS623 encodes:
- a CDS encoding AAA family ATPase, translating into MPVEWVTTPHEPALEQLETGLREQAGTVLIGSAGVGKTWLARAAADRLAAQFDRVDWVIGTTPAVPFAAFNHLIDVPDTGKTAAVLRAARESLSDGRLLIVDDAHLLDKLSAALVYQLAVSGAVKLIVTVDPNFVVVEEVSALWRDDLLARVGVEPPGHDDSRQAAAVEEFVTALPKPAHRVLEYLAVANPVPVADVAALAGDLGAAEAAGAVVIDGDVVRPAHPLFVDAVRNAMGGPDLRRLRTEVVNASAPPSGVVHRLRFAVLAVDSDSPPPVADLAAAAEDALRLGDLELSEHLGRAAVARSSELSIRLTLAYALAWQGSGRDADAVLADVDPSTLSETELMAWALPRAANQFWMLCEPERATAFLQATRGRVSTPAAQTTLDALSATFAMNAGSPSRAKQIADDVLASPAADDTAVGWAAAAAALSAARMGRFSEVDALAERAITAGHPGLLRFTSGFGQTTALVMAGELDRAQALGQQLTDFAQLQQPGRAIGEVLVADVLIAKGELESAVSLLREAAAALAPTGYSWGPLALMLLAQALGQLGETVEAGKMLSRAESRHGLKSMLFAPELSLARAWTLSARRDEHGAVAAARDAAKAAERGGQSAIALRAHFDAARLGDLRAADAIARLSGEVDCVLAGLALDYARAVTARDAAALNDVSARLDSIGMKRAAAGAAAQADTA
- a CDS encoding TIGR00730 family Rossman fold protein, translating into MSPEPGREWAVCVYCASGPTHSDLLALAVEVGEAIAERGWTLVSGGGNVSAMGALAGAARARGGRTVGVIPKALVHREVADTEADELVVTDTMRERKQIMEDRADAFVALPGGIGTLEEFFEAWTAGYLGMHDKPVVMLDPIGHYDGLLAWLHGLVDSGYVAEGALDRLVVVNDVDDAMAMCAPRGSRNGGGMTPQ
- the fadD6 gene encoding long-chain-acyl-CoA synthetase FadD6 — protein: MSDEKSGTRSSVGLLDIASHVPGLLMDLPTILSGVITGFGARPTAKTSIGRVFQERAARHADKVFLRFEDRDITYREANETANRYAAVLAARGVGHGDVVGIMLRNSPEPVLLMLAAVKCGAISGMLNYHQRGDVLKHSLGLLSAKVVIADPEFVDPINECGADTEGLVTLDEFDRLAETAPTSNPASAAAVLAKDKAFYIFTSGTTGMPKASVMTHYRWLRALAGFGGLGMRLNSNDTLYCCLPLYHNNALTVALSAVLNGGSTLALGKSFSASKFWDEVIRYEATAFVYIGEICAYLLNQPEKDTDRKHKVRVICGNGLRPAIWDEFTERFGIERVCEFYGASEGNTAFVNVLNVPKSTGICPTPVAFVEYDSETGDPVRDDNGRVKKVRNGEPGLLLSKVSNFQPFDGYTDKKESEKKLVRDAFKKGDVWFNTGDLMRSQGFGHAAFTDRLGDTFRWKGENVATTEVEAAISTDPQVEEATVFGVEVEGAGGKAGMAAIQLREGEEFHGKALAKAAYERLPGYAVPLFVRVVKELAHTSTFKSQKGDLRKEGYGGNTGEGDEEADKIEDPIYVLAGRDEGYVEFYDDYPKEVADGKKPKN
- the folP gene encoding dihydropteroate synthase produces the protein MAIVNRTPDSFYDRGATFTDEAAKAAAYRVIEEGADVVDVGGVKAGPGETVAVDEEIARVVPFIEWLRDTFPDQLISVDTWRSEVAKQACAAGADLINDTWGGHDAVLPEVAAEFGAGLVCSHTGGATPRTRPFRVNYGISERGVVDDVIAEVSAAAERAVAAGVAKDAVLIDPTHDFGKNTYHGLSLLRHVKDLVKTGWPVLMALSNKDFVGETLGVGLTERLEGTLAATALAAAEGAAMFRVHEVGPTRRVLEMVASIQGARPPARTVRGLA